One stretch of Streptomyces sp. MMBL 11-1 DNA includes these proteins:
- a CDS encoding helix-turn-helix domain-containing protein: MSARHFDRTVVRAVRRAAEIPQAEVGAAVDAADSTVAGWELGSSVPDQEKLPGIARALRKPLDELFPRKGAPDLIDLRCDAGLYRYEVARFIGTKSDGPVAAAENGVRRLKEKYVPKLAAAYGVSEKALEQAQERSFGNVVEEDGDESVAAAEADEHPRALGEKISFLLEHSYPAGTVPGDGEIAEAVNRHAGAEVVTAKEVETLRTGAGDADGPGPVVLEGLAEFFGVERMYFEPDEAVARQVYQGIRVLLASRNGTIGRVRARGLGPEGLSPEVLSLLTDLQAEFEKQVGSTDDE, from the coding sequence ATGTCAGCTCGCCACTTCGACAGAACAGTGGTGCGCGCCGTACGACGGGCCGCAGAGATCCCGCAGGCCGAGGTGGGCGCTGCCGTCGACGCTGCGGACTCAACCGTGGCGGGGTGGGAGTTGGGCTCAAGCGTCCCGGACCAGGAGAAGCTGCCGGGCATCGCGCGTGCACTCCGGAAACCGTTGGATGAGCTGTTCCCCCGTAAAGGCGCGCCCGACCTGATCGACCTGCGGTGCGACGCGGGCCTCTACCGGTACGAGGTGGCGAGGTTCATCGGCACGAAGAGCGATGGCCCGGTGGCTGCGGCCGAAAACGGCGTACGGCGGCTCAAGGAGAAGTACGTGCCGAAGCTGGCAGCGGCGTACGGCGTATCGGAGAAGGCACTGGAGCAAGCTCAGGAGCGCTCGTTCGGAAACGTCGTCGAAGAAGACGGGGACGAGAGCGTCGCTGCGGCCGAGGCCGACGAGCATCCCCGTGCTCTCGGGGAGAAGATCAGCTTCCTACTGGAACACTCCTACCCGGCGGGCACAGTTCCGGGGGATGGAGAAATCGCAGAGGCGGTAAACCGGCATGCAGGGGCGGAGGTTGTCACGGCCAAGGAGGTCGAGACCCTCCGAACAGGTGCCGGTGACGCCGACGGCCCGGGCCCCGTTGTCCTGGAGGGACTTGCCGAGTTCTTCGGCGTCGAGCGCATGTACTTCGAGCCGGACGAGGCCGTCGCCCGTCAGGTGTACCAGGGGATTCGTGTGTTGCTCGCATCCCGGAACGGGACGATCGGACGAGTTCGGGCTCGTGGCCTCGGCCCGGAGGGTCTGTCGCCCGAGGTGCTCTCGCTCCTGACGGACCTGCAGGCCGAGTTCGAGAAACAGGTCGGCTCCACGGACGACGAGTAG
- a CDS encoding transcriptional regulator — translation MPAMPSGTPACPDTSRRHRLAAQLADMISGAATIRVSLTDPTQVWPHPHTVVRDETGKTMELGRTTSRVAARWILRVWPDKDWARPHTFRLADATLTRSDLNAAERGR, via the coding sequence ATGCCTGCCATGCCGAGCGGAACCCCGGCCTGCCCGGACACCAGCCGTCGACACCGCCTCGCCGCCCAGCTCGCCGATATGATCTCCGGCGCAGCCACCATCCGGGTCAGCCTCACCGACCCGACACAGGTCTGGCCGCACCCGCACACGGTCGTGCGGGACGAGACGGGCAAGACGATGGAGCTGGGCCGGACGACGTCCAGGGTCGCCGCCCGCTGGATCCTGAGGGTCTGGCCGGACAAAGACTGGGCCCGCCCGCACACCTTCCGCCTCGCCGACGCCACCCTCACCCGCAGCGACTTGAACGCCGCCGAGCGGGGCCGCTGA
- a CDS encoding ATP-binding protein: MHTHHREPQLLGHEGTLERMARILAARNIDSADAAALPDDPEPFSPLDALLAGMPPRYQAAAADHPMVLDWVGKVTEAAVAPSRGARRQVTTGPSLLMAGVVGAGKTHQAYGAVRALVRNGVGVRWRATTAADLYADLRPRPGVDSERELAAVSRCPVLIIDDLGAAKASEWVEEITYRLINRRYNLMLPTLITTNLAIKDLRSYLGDRVASRLAEMTTRVEFEPLDRRRYRAAA; the protein is encoded by the coding sequence ATGCACACCCATCACCGCGAACCCCAGCTCCTCGGCCACGAAGGCACCCTGGAGCGCATGGCCCGGATCCTGGCCGCCCGCAACATCGACTCGGCCGACGCCGCCGCGCTCCCCGACGACCCCGAGCCGTTCTCCCCGCTCGACGCCCTCCTGGCCGGGATGCCCCCGCGCTACCAGGCGGCTGCCGCCGACCACCCGATGGTCCTGGACTGGGTCGGGAAGGTGACCGAGGCGGCCGTCGCCCCCAGCCGGGGAGCCCGGCGGCAAGTCACCACCGGGCCCAGCCTCCTGATGGCCGGAGTCGTCGGCGCGGGCAAGACGCACCAGGCGTACGGCGCGGTCCGAGCGCTGGTGCGGAACGGGGTCGGCGTGCGCTGGCGCGCGACCACCGCTGCCGACCTCTACGCCGATCTCCGCCCCCGGCCCGGGGTCGACAGCGAGCGGGAGCTGGCGGCCGTCAGCCGGTGCCCGGTGCTGATCATCGACGACCTCGGCGCGGCCAAGGCCAGCGAGTGGGTCGAGGAGATCACGTACCGGCTGATCAACCGCCGGTACAACCTCATGCTCCCGACCTTGATCACCACCAACCTGGCGATTAAGGACCTCCGCTCCTACCTCGGTGACCGCGTTGCCTCCCGACTCGCGGAGATGACCACCCGGGTCGAGTTCGAGCCGCTCGACCGCAGACGCTACCGCGCAGCAGCCTGA
- a CDS encoding WhiB family transcriptional regulator, giving the protein MTSTTNSPVHHRQLGDQTWQADAVCQSTDYNPVDPEIFFPEPDETAKIATAKALCVQCPVRRTCLDAALEGGDTDGIRGGLTEEERGPLHEKLPSRLDYSRVNATIAGRDVHLTHTERRAVEHAAYRHGVSEQRLAWLLKVTEEHAKKRYREIRRAERNRSLNQPKDTVLPPEVDGAHPVRDDFGTAA; this is encoded by the coding sequence ATGACCAGCACGACGAACAGCCCTGTCCACCACCGCCAGCTCGGCGACCAGACCTGGCAGGCCGACGCCGTCTGCCAGAGCACCGATTACAACCCGGTTGACCCCGAAATCTTCTTCCCCGAGCCCGACGAGACCGCCAAGATCGCCACGGCCAAGGCCCTGTGCGTCCAGTGCCCGGTCCGCCGAACCTGCCTGGACGCCGCTCTCGAAGGAGGTGACACCGACGGGATCCGAGGCGGCCTGACGGAGGAGGAGCGCGGGCCGCTGCACGAGAAGCTCCCCAGCCGCCTCGACTACAGCCGCGTCAACGCCACCATCGCCGGGCGCGACGTGCACCTCACCCATACCGAGCGCCGCGCGGTCGAGCACGCTGCCTACCGCCACGGGGTGAGCGAGCAGCGCCTGGCCTGGCTTCTGAAGGTCACCGAGGAGCACGCCAAGAAGCGATACCGCGAGATCCGCCGGGCCGAGCGCAACCGATCCCTGAACCAGCCCAAGGACACCGTCCTGCCACCCGAGGTCGACGGTGCGCACCCGGTCCGCGACGACTTCGGGACGGCGGCATGA
- a CDS encoding DUF2637 domain-containing protein, whose amino-acid sequence MTTTSTPKAAHISAWDRAVVIALGGAGCALSYDALQQMAVAIHVRGLLTFVFPLVIDGFIAYGVRALLVLRDAPLRARLYVWTLVGTATAASIWANALHAVRINQDAVAGTGLRLGDTVVAVLSTIAPLALAGAVHLYILIARGPVKDSDREDLGQTGHLGQVNRSDGAEVTRTDRVGQQPEAGQPVTARTDRQPLSLDKPTPATRSLSGDRAPADSSAPVTSDRSQPREAADLPGQSDTARPVTDRRARTAGDRRSDSDTEELLKIARSAVRAEGKLTRKVVGQAIRDQQMTLSSDTLTTLMAQLREQHGQPVSSART is encoded by the coding sequence ATGACCACCACGAGCACACCGAAGGCGGCGCACATATCCGCCTGGGACCGCGCGGTGGTCATCGCCCTGGGCGGCGCGGGGTGCGCGCTGTCGTACGACGCCCTCCAGCAGATGGCCGTCGCCATCCACGTCCGGGGCCTGTTGACCTTCGTCTTCCCGTTGGTGATCGACGGGTTCATCGCCTACGGCGTCCGCGCGCTCCTGGTCCTGCGCGATGCCCCGCTGCGCGCCCGGCTTTACGTCTGGACGCTCGTCGGCACGGCCACCGCCGCCAGCATCTGGGCCAATGCGCTCCACGCGGTGCGGATCAACCAGGACGCGGTCGCCGGCACCGGTCTCCGGCTCGGGGACACGGTGGTCGCGGTGCTGTCCACCATCGCACCGCTGGCCCTGGCGGGAGCTGTCCACCTCTACATCCTCATCGCCCGGGGGCCGGTCAAGGACAGTGACCGCGAGGACCTCGGTCAGACCGGTCACCTCGGTCAGGTCAACCGGAGCGACGGCGCAGAGGTCACCCGGACCGACCGGGTCGGTCAGCAGCCGGAGGCCGGTCAGCCGGTCACCGCCCGGACCGACCGGCAGCCGCTCTCCCTTGACAAGCCGACTCCCGCCACTCGGTCGCTCAGCGGGGACAGGGCTCCGGCGGACAGCAGCGCCCCTGTCACCAGTGACCGGAGCCAGCCGCGCGAGGCCGCTGACCTGCCCGGGCAGTCGGACACCGCGCGGCCGGTCACTGACCGGCGTGCCCGGACAGCCGGTGACCGGCGATCTGACTCGGACACCGAGGAGCTACTGAAGATCGCTCGGTCAGCGGTCAGGGCCGAGGGCAAGCTGACCCGCAAGGTGGTCGGACAGGCGATCCGAGACCAGCAGATGACGCTCTCCAGCGACACCTTGACCACCTTGATGGCCCAGCTCCGCGAGCAGCACGGACAGCCGGTCAGCTCCGCCCGGACCTGA
- a CDS encoding plasmid mobilization protein translates to MTSDDPAVVTAGQQRDPTTAPGGASYRVRRSYGPSYALAPAQEGGGSPAGPRARAHGDQPGNRHQGAPVTGGEASCEPQSASTPPFADRKPRRRTRNPSERTRKTTTRLSDTEKAEIAAAATQRGITVARFLAGAGLAAARGSTALHTNERWDATIDELAALRTALARIGNNINQIAYVLNAGGQPRPGELDHALSTLLRLFARVDNAANNLVNRRL, encoded by the coding sequence GTGACCTCCGACGACCCGGCGGTGGTCACGGCTGGGCAGCAGCGTGACCCCACCACGGCTCCTGGCGGAGCAAGCTATCGCGTACGACGGTCCTACGGCCCGTCGTACGCACTTGCCCCCGCCCAGGAGGGCGGGGGAAGCCCGGCTGGTCCCCGAGCGAGGGCGCACGGAGACCAGCCGGGCAACCGGCACCAGGGGGCGCCGGTCACCGGAGGAGAGGCCAGCTGCGAGCCGCAGAGCGCGAGCACTCCCCCCTTCGCCGACCGCAAACCGCGCCGTCGCACCCGCAACCCCAGCGAGCGCACCCGTAAGACGACGACCCGCCTCTCCGACACCGAGAAAGCCGAGATCGCCGCCGCTGCCACGCAGCGCGGCATCACCGTCGCCCGCTTCCTCGCTGGTGCCGGCCTCGCCGCCGCCCGCGGTTCGACCGCCCTGCACACCAACGAACGCTGGGACGCGACAATCGACGAACTCGCGGCGCTACGAACGGCCTTGGCCCGAATAGGCAACAACATCAACCAGATCGCCTACGTCCTCAATGCCGGCGGGCAGCCCCGCCCGGGCGAACTCGACCACGCGCTGAGCACGCTCCTCCGACTTTTCGCCCGCGTCGACAACGCGGCGAACAACTTGGTGAACCGGCGGCTGTGA
- a CDS encoding relaxase/mobilization nuclease domain-containing protein: MVPDIGRGSRTHGLLVYLYGPGRREEHTDAHLVGSWDGFAPDPGRDTSPDPDPKITLARLTAALDLRVKQAGDRAPAKYVWHCSVRTAPGDRRFSDEEWNAVAQRIVHATGIAPDGDPDGCRWIAVRHAADHIHIVATLVRGDLRNPRLNYDFNKAQAECRRIEKEMGLRRLNAGDGTAAKNPTSAEKFKAERTGRSETPRETLREAVRRALAGAEDEKEFFTRLHEAGLRVKVRHAPSGDALGYNVALPGDRNRDAEPVWYPGSKLSPDLSLPKIRRRLADGTVEDTATPASGGRADLSPPARERRSATAIAERAAVLLDSDDDGEAAAQLVGVGELLDAVAQTSPAATRTELAAAARTFERATRSHVQAERADTRALRSAARGIIQAGGALGRGEDGGTTAMLLSTLVLVTLAAAHWHSARGHAQQAHASRQTAEHLRTAYRQAATTPMRTLHEQGLALPDAQRRAYETTIRAVLPNHGVREDGVRAKTDALAATLAQAEQAGHDPEALLRQAIDMRELDTATDVNDVLVWRLRRMAQLPAHPGATPRRPKDGTSNPKASANHTSNRTTPTTGVRPVAPTPRNRPPRR, encoded by the coding sequence ATGGTTCCCGACATCGGACGCGGCTCCCGGACCCACGGCCTGCTCGTCTACCTGTACGGCCCCGGGCGACGGGAGGAGCACACCGACGCCCACCTCGTCGGCTCGTGGGACGGCTTCGCTCCGGATCCCGGCCGCGACACCAGCCCCGATCCCGATCCGAAGATCACCCTCGCCCGGCTCACCGCCGCCTTGGACCTGCGGGTCAAGCAGGCCGGAGACCGAGCGCCCGCCAAGTACGTCTGGCACTGCTCGGTCCGCACGGCCCCCGGGGACCGGCGGTTCTCCGACGAGGAGTGGAACGCCGTCGCCCAGCGCATCGTCCACGCCACCGGCATCGCACCGGACGGGGATCCCGACGGCTGCCGGTGGATCGCCGTACGCCACGCGGCAGACCACATCCACATCGTCGCCACCCTAGTCCGAGGAGACCTGCGCAACCCACGCCTGAACTACGACTTCAACAAGGCCCAGGCCGAATGCCGCCGCATCGAAAAAGAGATGGGCCTGCGGCGCCTCAACGCCGGAGACGGCACTGCAGCGAAGAACCCCACCAGCGCCGAGAAGTTCAAAGCCGAACGCACCGGCCGCTCCGAAACCCCCCGGGAGACGCTCCGCGAAGCCGTACGCCGGGCCCTCGCCGGAGCTGAAGACGAGAAGGAGTTCTTCACCCGTCTCCACGAGGCCGGCCTACGGGTGAAAGTGCGTCACGCCCCATCTGGTGACGCGCTCGGCTACAACGTCGCCCTGCCCGGCGACCGCAACCGCGACGCCGAACCGGTCTGGTACCCCGGCTCCAAACTTTCCCCCGACCTGTCCCTCCCCAAGATCCGCCGCAGGCTGGCCGACGGCACCGTCGAAGACACGGCGACCCCGGCCTCGGGCGGACGAGCGGACTTGTCCCCGCCTGCCCGAGAGCGACGCAGCGCCACCGCCATCGCCGAACGGGCCGCAGTCCTCCTCGACAGCGACGACGACGGAGAAGCCGCCGCTCAGCTCGTCGGTGTCGGAGAACTCCTCGATGCCGTCGCGCAGACCTCCCCGGCCGCGACCCGCACCGAGCTGGCTGCCGCCGCCCGAACCTTCGAACGGGCGACCCGCAGCCACGTCCAGGCGGAACGCGCCGACACCCGAGCACTCCGCTCCGCCGCACGAGGAATCATCCAGGCCGGCGGCGCGCTCGGCCGGGGCGAGGACGGCGGCACCACCGCCATGCTCCTCTCCACCCTCGTCCTGGTCACCCTCGCCGCCGCCCACTGGCACTCCGCCCGGGGACATGCCCAGCAGGCCCACGCCTCCCGGCAGACCGCCGAGCACCTGCGCACCGCCTACCGACAGGCCGCCACCACCCCGATGCGAACACTGCACGAGCAAGGCCTCGCCCTTCCCGACGCCCAACGCCGGGCGTACGAGACCACCATCCGCGCCGTCCTACCGAACCACGGCGTACGAGAAGACGGTGTACGGGCGAAGACCGACGCCCTGGCCGCCACCCTCGCCCAGGCCGAGCAGGCAGGCCACGACCCCGAAGCCCTCCTTCGCCAGGCCATCGACATGCGCGAACTCGACACCGCCACAGACGTCAATGACGTCCTGGTCTGGCGCTTGCGCCGCATGGCCCAGCTCCCCGCCCACCCGGGCGCAACTCCCCGCCGCCCGAAGGACGGCACCAGCAACCCGAAAGCCTCGGCCAACCACACCAGCAACCGAACGACACCCACGACCGGAGTTCGCCCCGTAGCCCCCACTCCACGAAACCGCCCACCGCGCCGCTGA
- a CDS encoding esterase, with protein MPDDVRGALVQRVSALPDGPLDITWLAADTAKLPQGRVRLHWEPASRTGWNVTAHLGLATTEVHLASWPSASDDWPRLVRPTLREVLGLCAALAVATAALDLSNRLAHV; from the coding sequence ATGCCGGACGACGTTCGCGGTGCGCTCGTCCAGCGCGTCTCCGCCCTGCCCGACGGACCGCTCGACATCACCTGGCTCGCCGCCGATACCGCGAAACTCCCCCAGGGCCGCGTGCGCCTGCACTGGGAGCCCGCCTCCCGCACAGGCTGGAACGTCACCGCCCACTTGGGCCTGGCCACCACCGAGGTGCACCTCGCCTCCTGGCCCTCCGCCTCGGACGACTGGCCGCGCCTGGTCCGCCCCACCCTCCGCGAGGTGCTCGGCCTCTGCGCCGCCCTCGCAGTCGCGACCGCCGCCCTCGATCTCTCGAATCGCCTCGCCCACGTCTGA
- a CDS encoding DUF317 domain-containing protein, with the protein MTTSATLLPAVVRPAQEDRFWLSSDHCAGPVLDLLNSLGWAVVDTPEANVHATSPDGHVYVGWLPEDPAAWKRDIVWHVRVQPADGTPWVQEFGPYTPSEAVAGFLAALIASPGR; encoded by the coding sequence GTGACCACCTCCGCCACCCTTCTGCCCGCCGTCGTCCGCCCGGCCCAGGAAGACCGCTTCTGGCTCTCCTCCGACCACTGCGCCGGTCCTGTTCTCGACCTCCTCAACAGCCTCGGCTGGGCCGTCGTCGACACCCCGGAGGCCAACGTCCACGCAACCAGCCCGGACGGTCACGTCTACGTCGGCTGGCTCCCCGAAGACCCCGCCGCCTGGAAGCGCGACATCGTCTGGCATGTCCGGGTCCAGCCCGCCGACGGGACACCGTGGGTCCAGGAGTTCGGCCCCTACACCCCCTCAGAGGCTGTTGCCGGGTTCCTCGCCGCGCTCATCGCCTCCCCCGGCCGCTGA
- a CDS encoding DUF317 domain-containing protein, which produces MSVQQPNDNYLYQEVLISPMYLAGSNGAGDAGFAPVAHWPHHYLDDGPCQLLVTSPDQRIRIGWFGDDFELWKIAASEEAVSSPRWTATFNHVTPAEIVAGLTTALAHDYAEADAYEGNGRFLASPSYRWADAVQPLTDAGWTRHGGAELGTVEITAPDGQAGVLIDNRLSRRDDEAVTLWSGPPGWGTRAEAVFSARTPTHLIAATAAVMADPAPVIRERHQIHREVAHLVSLTTVTPSTPQVPRAPTPLDVRRTAVTQAVQRAARFPRTAADLRVMAARSRTSASSLNPSGIPAPALAARPSASASPPRRSR; this is translated from the coding sequence ATGAGCGTCCAGCAGCCCAACGACAACTATCTGTACCAGGAGGTACTGATCAGCCCGATGTACCTGGCCGGTTCCAACGGAGCCGGAGACGCCGGCTTCGCCCCTGTCGCTCACTGGCCGCACCACTACCTTGATGACGGTCCCTGCCAGCTCCTCGTCACGTCGCCCGACCAGAGGATCCGCATCGGCTGGTTCGGCGACGACTTCGAGCTGTGGAAGATCGCCGCATCCGAGGAAGCCGTCTCCTCACCCCGCTGGACAGCGACCTTCAACCATGTCACCCCGGCCGAGATCGTCGCCGGGCTGACCACCGCTCTCGCTCACGACTACGCCGAAGCCGATGCGTACGAGGGCAACGGGCGCTTTCTGGCGAGCCCCTCATACCGCTGGGCCGACGCCGTCCAGCCGCTGACCGATGCCGGCTGGACCCGCCACGGCGGGGCCGAACTCGGCACCGTCGAGATCACCGCCCCGGACGGACAAGCAGGCGTCCTCATCGACAACCGTCTCTCCCGTCGTGATGACGAAGCCGTCACCCTCTGGTCGGGTCCACCCGGTTGGGGTACCCGTGCGGAGGCGGTCTTCTCGGCCCGTACGCCCACCCACTTGATCGCCGCGACGGCAGCCGTCATGGCCGATCCAGCCCCGGTGATACGCGAGCGCCACCAGATCCACCGTGAGGTGGCACACCTGGTCTCGCTCACCACCGTCACTCCGAGCACGCCCCAGGTTCCCCGGGCTCCCACTCCCCTCGACGTACGCCGCACTGCTGTCACGCAGGCCGTCCAACGCGCCGCGCGATTCCCCCGGACGGCCGCTGACCTCCGGGTTATGGCCGCCCGAAGCCGCACGTCGGCTTCGTCCCTGAACCCGTCCGGGATCCCCGCGCCTGCTCTCGCGGCCAGGCCGTCGGCCAGCGCGTCGCCCCCGCGCCGCAGCCGCTGA
- a CDS encoding winged helix-turn-helix transcriptional regulator — MPKWTTWSTMILAQENRPMRVREIAAQLPFVGEQSVSQRLMYMHADGLITHSDVRRRGTYQLSALGESLAPVHHTLSDWSRAHLPLQTMAEAERVEDALGRLNLRHTTGVIQALGTNGPLRFSHIAEEIGVDRPSARQRLLRMQADGLVGRAGSHHGAPYVLTDADQLLGAVYATIGHWSEPFTALKTSSSPVRVAAATRTHTNVPLTGDGARTAAALRRSAAAPNDLFSHATQPQPRVSAAVTARSAPGRGR, encoded by the coding sequence GTGCCGAAGTGGACCACCTGGTCGACGATGATCCTCGCCCAGGAAAACCGCCCCATGCGGGTGCGCGAGATCGCCGCCCAGCTCCCCTTCGTCGGCGAGCAGTCAGTAAGCCAGCGGCTGATGTACATGCACGCCGACGGCTTGATCACCCATTCCGATGTCCGTCGTAGGGGCACCTACCAGCTCAGCGCGCTCGGCGAGTCGCTCGCCCCCGTGCACCACACCTTGTCGGACTGGTCCCGGGCCCACCTGCCGCTCCAGACGATGGCCGAAGCCGAACGCGTCGAGGACGCTCTGGGCCGTCTAAACCTTCGGCACACGACCGGCGTTATCCAGGCCCTCGGCACCAACGGCCCTCTGCGGTTCAGTCACATCGCCGAGGAGATCGGCGTGGACCGCCCCTCCGCCCGGCAACGGCTTCTGCGGATGCAGGCCGACGGCCTGGTCGGACGCGCCGGTTCGCACCACGGCGCCCCCTACGTCCTGACCGATGCCGACCAGTTGCTGGGGGCCGTCTACGCAACCATCGGGCACTGGAGCGAACCCTTCACCGCGCTCAAGACCTCGTCGAGCCCCGTCCGCGTCGCGGCGGCCACGCGGACTCACACGAATGTCCCGCTGACGGGGGACGGTGCCCGGACCGCAGCGGCCCTGCGCCGGAGTGCCGCCGCGCCGAACGACCTGTTCAGCCACGCGACGCAGCCGCAACCGCGGGTGTCGGCGGCTGTCACCGCCCGGTCGGCCCCGGGCCGGGGGCGGTGA
- a CDS encoding large ATP-binding protein, protein MNPYDPNTEPGTHFVADALGISNVNMLNTTYRPADPLYRASTRVITSAYELNEQHDRVTVAARDAFPLLESIGRGELGRARTSYAFLRTSIPKLGELLTKQDRAYDQLIEAVSAYQRLLPDPDTEPSATKAHEENREQRFSRDDDWAIEVKRRLKALEVVELGDLRLCRTALGEEPFLSDGTGRRPQVLPSTVRRMIADGLLHQDTSESPYRPGQLLSLTSRGEAALGAARTATSRVAAALGRSGAPANLGLPAHPAAAPSAGISSTASHPRSR, encoded by the coding sequence GTGAACCCCTACGACCCGAACACCGAGCCCGGTACGCACTTCGTCGCCGACGCGCTCGGTATCTCGAACGTCAACATGCTCAACACCACGTATCGTCCTGCCGATCCGCTGTACCGAGCCTCGACTCGGGTGATCACGTCCGCGTACGAGCTGAACGAGCAGCACGACCGGGTGACGGTTGCGGCCAGGGATGCCTTCCCGCTCCTCGAATCCATCGGGCGCGGCGAACTCGGCAGGGCCCGCACTTCGTACGCGTTCCTGCGGACATCGATCCCGAAGCTCGGAGAACTCCTCACCAAGCAGGATCGGGCCTACGACCAGCTCATCGAGGCCGTCTCCGCGTACCAGCGCCTTCTCCCCGATCCGGATACCGAGCCCTCGGCGACGAAGGCCCACGAGGAGAACCGGGAACAGCGTTTCAGCCGGGACGACGACTGGGCGATAGAGGTGAAGCGCCGGCTCAAGGCGCTCGAAGTGGTCGAACTTGGCGATCTACGCCTGTGCCGGACCGCGCTCGGCGAGGAGCCCTTCCTCTCTGACGGGACGGGCCGACGTCCCCAGGTGCTGCCCTCGACCGTCCGGCGGATGATCGCCGACGGGCTACTGCACCAGGACACCAGCGAGAGCCCGTACCGGCCGGGGCAACTCCTCTCGCTCACGTCCCGCGGCGAGGCCGCCCTTGGTGCGGCTCGTACGGCGACGTCGCGTGTGGCCGCTGCCCTCGGCCGCAGCGGTGCCCCGGCGAACCTTGGCCTCCCTGCCCACCCAGCTGCAGCCCCCTCCGCCGGTATCTCCAGCACGGCTTCCCACCCCCGCTCACGATGA
- a CDS encoding glycosyl hydrolase, whose translation MSTDDFHLDDLAPADADSEYAEQQFWSGDLTVLTEHHTAPHGSHSYVVAHDGSVTWGVPGEPQVAAIKVARDLSLNTFTMETAYHATVPFAQNWLIEHGCPPEEIAEVGAGFSAPADDLTVRIEAQIRESGARYEVIESQTSDYDPCEAWTLTRDGEAVQAPIRLFLEEGDSNAHTYTLREGAFADEETALRWLDDRSTPLLQPPERLSEAAAPRTRAALARSAGSSEIPKTAPGAHQSAAAVPVQRSVQGRLL comes from the coding sequence ATGAGCACGGACGACTTTCACCTCGACGATCTTGCACCCGCCGACGCTGACTCCGAGTACGCGGAGCAGCAGTTCTGGTCAGGCGACCTGACGGTCCTGACCGAGCACCACACCGCTCCTCACGGCTCACACTCTTACGTCGTCGCTCACGACGGGTCGGTCACGTGGGGTGTCCCCGGCGAGCCACAGGTAGCCGCGATCAAGGTCGCGCGGGATCTCAGCCTCAACACGTTCACCATGGAGACGGCCTACCACGCCACGGTCCCCTTCGCCCAGAACTGGTTGATCGAGCACGGCTGCCCGCCCGAGGAGATAGCCGAAGTAGGCGCCGGATTCTCCGCTCCCGCCGACGATCTCACCGTTCGTATCGAGGCACAGATCCGGGAGTCGGGCGCGCGGTACGAGGTCATCGAGAGCCAGACCTCGGACTACGACCCGTGCGAGGCATGGACGTTGACCCGTGACGGTGAGGCCGTTCAGGCACCGATTCGTCTGTTTCTCGAAGAGGGGGACTCCAACGCCCACACGTACACGCTGCGCGAGGGCGCCTTCGCCGATGAGGAGACCGCTCTCCGCTGGCTGGACGACCGCAGCACCCCGCTGCTGCAGCCACCGGAACGCCTCAGTGAAGCTGCCGCTCCCCGGACCCGTGCCGCCCTCGCCCGCTCGGCCGGCAGCTCCGAGATACCGAAGACCGCCCCTGGAGCCCACCAGTCGGCGGCAGCCGTACCGGTACAGCGTTCGGTACAGGGGAGGCTGCTGTGA
- a CDS encoding DUF4913 domain-containing protein, with protein MSDTSPTTPGPEPFRIPDGNLDDLASTLAKTMAEVRQHGALLDRLGSDPVPVASQHTDDVPEAEAADAAQGEGPASVFILALGGEAYAAELTALSDWVNYLFLPVYGREISSSRPWCARWDEHPEAVARLHALWLAWQQLTDTEAGLSGPSTWHRDHLDQALVHLRAPDGPFAACTTSPTRPNHRVLVTPAPEQSGATE; from the coding sequence ATGTCCGACACCAGCCCGACCACCCCCGGCCCCGAGCCGTTCCGCATCCCCGACGGGAATCTCGACGACCTCGCCAGCACCCTCGCCAAGACCATGGCCGAGGTCAGGCAGCACGGCGCCCTCCTCGACCGCCTCGGCTCCGACCCCGTACCCGTTGCCAGCCAGCACACGGATGACGTTCCGGAAGCCGAGGCGGCCGACGCCGCGCAGGGGGAGGGCCCCGCCTCGGTGTTCATCCTCGCCCTGGGCGGGGAAGCGTACGCCGCCGAACTCACCGCACTCAGCGACTGGGTGAACTACCTCTTCCTCCCCGTCTACGGCCGAGAGATCAGCTCCTCCCGTCCGTGGTGCGCGCGGTGGGACGAACACCCGGAGGCCGTCGCCCGGCTGCACGCGCTCTGGCTCGCGTGGCAGCAGCTCACTGATACCGAGGCCGGCCTGTCAGGTCCTTCGACCTGGCACCGCGACCACCTGGACCAGGCGCTGGTCCACCTCCGGGCCCCCGACGGCCCCTTCGCCGCGTGTACGACGAGCCCGACCCGGCCGAACCACCGAGTGCTGGTCACCCCGGCGCCCGAACAGTCGGGAGCGACGGAATGA